The following coding sequences are from one Treponema bryantii window:
- a CDS encoding LicD family protein produces MKELNLQEIQQACFSTFLKLDEICRKLNIHYYMAFGTLIGAIRHKGFIPWDDDIDVMMLRKDYEILKTYMESHQEELKPFKICTRSNTKNYSPSIPRFVDTSYIFESSYSYEKKFDLGAFVDIYILDYCGNTFEHGKKFGKKIRNWDKKYMIYLNPDNGKRNLKFFVRCLLYIILKILWGKNYDFDSKLIKYNSRFHNEKDNYVGVLYDCDPIEKNLFINPPEVDFEGHKVYIPNNYDSVLTLTHKGYMNLPPESERIPHHNYKIYK; encoded by the coding sequence ATGAAAGAATTAAATTTACAGGAAATACAACAGGCATGCTTTTCAACTTTTCTTAAACTTGATGAGATTTGCCGAAAACTGAATATACATTATTACATGGCATTTGGAACACTTATTGGTGCTATACGACATAAAGGTTTTATTCCTTGGGATGATGATATCGATGTAATGATGCTTAGAAAAGATTATGAAATTCTAAAAACATACATGGAATCACACCAGGAGGAGCTAAAACCTTTTAAAATATGTACAAGAAGTAATACAAAAAATTACTCCCCATCAATTCCACGTTTTGTTGATACAAGTTATATATTTGAATCAAGTTATTCTTATGAAAAAAAATTTGATTTGGGCGCATTTGTAGATATTTATATCTTAGATTATTGTGGTAATACCTTTGAACATGGAAAAAAATTTGGAAAGAAAATCAGAAATTGGGATAAAAAATATATGATTTATTTAAATCCTGACAATGGTAAAAGGAACCTTAAATTTTTTGTCCGATGTCTTCTTTACATTATCCTAAAGATTTTATGGGGTAAGAACTATGATTTTGATTCAAAACTAATTAAATATAATTCCAGATTTCATAATGAAAAAGATAATTATGTGGGAGTTCTATACGATTGTGATCCCATTGAAAAAAATCTATTTATAAATCCACCGGAAGTTGATTTTGAAGGACATAAAGTATATATTCCAAATAATTACGATTCTGTGCTGACTCTGACTCATAAAGGTTATATGAATTTACCTCCTGAAAGTGAAAGAATTCCGCATCATAATTATAAAATCTATAAATAG
- a CDS encoding LicD family protein, translated as MVPLNIELPEHFLEEEEREGYIVTSQMKELWAVQIDLLFQLDKICKKYILRYVADGGTLLGVFRHKGYIPWDDDIDVCMPRSDYEELCKIAPKELKYPYFFQNENTDPGCVFGFSKICNSDTAMVLEVNKNRNFKFNQGINIDIFPQDNVPDDEEEQKKFFEELQILRRKGKIFRNRMHLDNGEKNTIKKIFAFIMEKLKIKNYPYFKFEKACQRYNNKDCKLCGSISFRPERCIGLRHTASFSNIEEKPFEFFTLPCTTDDEWYLTDFYGDWKTPVKGSSLHGGVIIDTDKSYKEFF; from the coding sequence ATGGTTCCACTTAATATAGAATTACCCGAACATTTCCTTGAAGAAGAAGAAAGAGAAGGGTATATTGTAACATCCCAAATGAAAGAACTATGGGCAGTTCAAATAGATTTACTTTTTCAATTAGATAAAATCTGTAAAAAATATATTTTGCGATATGTTGCAGATGGCGGAACTTTATTAGGTGTATTCAGACATAAAGGTTATATTCCTTGGGATGATGATATTGATGTTTGTATGCCTCGTTCTGATTATGAAGAATTATGTAAAATTGCTCCAAAAGAATTAAAATATCCATATTTTTTTCAAAATGAAAATACTGATCCGGGCTGTGTTTTTGGTTTTTCTAAAATATGTAATTCAGATACAGCTATGGTTCTTGAAGTAAATAAAAATAGAAATTTCAAATTTAATCAGGGAATAAATATAGATATTTTTCCTCAGGATAATGTTCCAGATGATGAAGAGGAACAAAAAAAGTTTTTTGAAGAATTACAAATATTAAGAAGAAAAGGCAAGATATTCCGTAACCGGATGCATTTAGATAATGGGGAAAAGAATACCATAAAGAAAATATTTGCATTTATTATGGAAAAATTAAAAATAAAAAATTATCCATATTTTAAGTTTGAAAAGGCATGTCAAAGATACAATAATAAAGACTGCAAATTATGTGGAAGTATTTCTTTCAGACCAGAAAGATGTATCGGCCTTAGACATACAGCAAGTTTTTCAAATATTGAAGAAAAACCTTTTGAGTTTTTTACACTCCCATGTACCACAGATGATGAATGGTATTTAACTGATTTTTATGGTGATTGGAAAACTCCGGTTAAGGGAAGTTCGCTTCATGGTGGAGTTATTATAGATACTGATAAGTCATATAAGGAATTTTTCTAA
- a CDS encoding LicD family protein, which yields MKRMTTDEMKATMLPMMKCIHEYCETNNIRYSLSGGSLIGVVRHKGYIPWDDDIDIMLPRPDYDKFVQSFNSTQNRYRLISCETDKDYFQPYAKVVDTQTKLVEHYDKKMKSLGVYIDVFPIDGLPDDDEKRIAYWHKLFKLRNLMSCTYEKSLNSEKGIKKLLRKIIFYLSHIFPANFAAKRLNSYVRKQYDFDKSKYVGCIVFGYGMKEEVPHSFYEKLTDMDFENLKLKASEENYIYLSNIYGDYMKLPPEDQRKTRHHAEAYFL from the coding sequence ATGAAAAGAATGACAACCGATGAAATGAAAGCCACAATGCTTCCAATGATGAAATGCATACATGAATACTGTGAAACTAATAATATTCGATATTCATTATCAGGTGGTTCTCTAATTGGAGTCGTTCGTCATAAAGGTTATATTCCTTGGGATGATGATATTGATATTATGCTTCCACGTCCAGATTATGACAAATTTGTACAGAGCTTTAATTCAACACAAAACAGATATAGACTGATTAGCTGCGAAACAGATAAAGATTACTTTCAGCCATATGCAAAAGTTGTTGATACACAAACTAAACTTGTTGAACATTATGATAAAAAGATGAAATCATTGGGAGTATACATTGATGTTTTTCCTATTGATGGTTTACCTGATGATGACGAAAAAAGAATTGCTTACTGGCATAAACTATTTAAATTACGTAATCTGATGTCCTGTACGTATGAGAAAAGTTTAAATAGTGAAAAAGGAATAAAAAAATTATTAAGAAAGATTATTTTTTATTTATCACATATATTCCCTGCAAATTTTGCTGCAAAGCGTTTAAACTCTTATGTAAGAAAACAATATGATTTTGACAAATCAAAATATGTAGGATGTATTGTTTTTGGATACGGAATGAAAGAAGAGGTTCCACATTCTTTTTATGAAAAATTAACTGATATGGATTTTGAAAATCTGAAATTGAAAGCTTCTGAAGAAAACTATATTTATTTATCAAATATATATGGAGATTATATGAAGCTTCCGCCAGAAGACCAGCGCAAAACACGTCATCATGCAGAAGCTTATTTCTTATAA
- the rpiB gene encoding ribose 5-phosphate isomerase B, producing MKIAIGSDHAGFSYKQKLIEFLTSKGYDVINVGTDSEEQVDYPVYADKVCKLIEEKSVDTGILICGTGIGMSMAANKHKSIRAAVCTDLKSAEFTRLHNDANVLCMGERIIPYELAQEITEKYLTTEFLGGKHKTRIDMFSK from the coding sequence ATGAAAATTGCAATAGGTTCAGATCATGCAGGATTCAGTTATAAACAGAAGTTAATCGAATTTCTTACTTCAAAAGGTTATGATGTTATAAATGTTGGAACTGATTCTGAAGAACAGGTTGATTATCCAGTTTATGCAGATAAAGTATGTAAACTTATAGAAGAAAAATCTGTTGATACAGGCATACTCATTTGTGGAACTGGAATAGGTATGAGTATGGCTGCAAATAAACATAAATCTATACGTGCTGCTGTTTGTACAGATTTAAAATCAGCTGAATTTACAAGATTACATAATGATGCAAATGTTTTATGTATGGGAGAAAGAATAATCCCTTATGAACTTGCGCAGGAAATAACTGAAAAATATTTAACTACAGAATTCTTAGGCGGAAAGCATAAGACTAGAATAGATATGTTCAGTAAATAA
- a CDS encoding oligosaccharide flippase family protein has protein sequence MSDIRQKSLKKNALFSSIKSVMNIIFPIISFPYASRILLPEGIGSVNFANSIIEYFLLIADLGIGTYAAREAARIRDNKYELSKLTREILFFNFITTTIAYLLLIISLLFINRLSDYRLLLIICSTKILFSTIGIGWLYTAQEDYGYITIRHIAFQIISLILLFTLVKSKEDYLIYAGIGVFSNVGANIFNFIHSRKYINLREKTPIQLTRHIKPILTFFSVDAAGKVNGVLDTIMLGFLSGDLSVGLYIAATKLSKMVRQLITSIISTFMPRSSYLINHRESDEYESLLTKVLSITFFLSIPAAVGLLFLAEPLTIIFCGDNYLDSVPTMKLLAISIIFCSFNSYLNNLILTPNRLERFMLYAQLIALVINGGLNWILITYGLKYGIKWGVFGAGIATLLVDLTLPIVKLFAGWKYINNKKNFYDLLKALIGSALMLLVLYLIVSTITNITIKILISVITGSIVYAIIECLLRHSSALMILSMLKKHYKK, from the coding sequence ATGTCAGACATAAGACAAAAATCACTTAAAAAAAATGCGCTTTTTAGTTCAATAAAAAGCGTAATGAATATAATTTTTCCAATCATCTCCTTTCCATATGCAAGTAGAATTTTACTTCCAGAAGGAATTGGTTCTGTAAATTTTGCAAATTCCATTATTGAATATTTCTTATTAATTGCTGATCTCGGAATCGGAACATATGCAGCCCGGGAAGCTGCAAGAATAAGAGATAATAAGTATGAGCTTTCTAAATTAACCCGTGAAATATTATTCTTCAATTTCATAACTACTACAATTGCATATTTATTATTAATCATCAGCCTTCTATTTATAAACCGTCTTTCAGATTACAGGTTACTTCTTATAATCTGCTCAACAAAAATTTTATTCTCAACAATAGGAATTGGCTGGTTATATACAGCTCAAGAAGATTATGGATATATAACTATCCGACATATTGCTTTTCAAATAATAAGTCTTATTCTATTATTCACTTTAGTAAAATCCAAAGAGGACTATTTAATATATGCCGGTATTGGTGTATTTAGTAATGTGGGTGCCAATATTTTTAATTTTATACACTCTCGAAAATACATTAATTTACGGGAAAAAACTCCAATACAACTTACAAGACACATAAAACCTATCCTTACTTTCTTTTCTGTAGATGCTGCAGGAAAAGTTAATGGAGTATTGGATACCATTATGTTAGGTTTTTTATCTGGAGATCTTAGTGTTGGTCTTTATATTGCGGCTACAAAACTAAGTAAAATGGTTCGGCAGCTTATCACTTCTATTATTTCAACTTTTATGCCAAGAAGTTCATATTTAATTAACCATAGAGAATCTGATGAATATGAATCTTTATTAACAAAAGTCTTGAGTATTACTTTTTTCCTGAGTATTCCGGCCGCTGTTGGTCTGCTCTTTTTAGCAGAGCCTTTAACAATTATTTTTTGTGGTGATAATTATCTGGATTCTGTTCCAACAATGAAGCTCCTTGCAATCAGTATTATATTCTGCAGTTTTAATAGTTATTTAAATAATTTAATTCTTACCCCAAACAGGCTTGAAAGATTTATGCTTTACGCACAGCTTATAGCCCTTGTTATAAATGGCGGCTTAAACTGGATTTTAATTACATATGGTTTAAAATATGGAATAAAATGGGGAGTATTCGGAGCAGGAATCGCAACTCTTTTAGTTGATCTTACCTTACCAATAGTAAAACTTTTTGCAGGCTGGAAATATATAAATAACAAAAAGAATTTCTATGATTTACTTAAAGCTCTTATTGGGTCTGCATTAATGCTTCTGGTACTTTATTTAATTGTTTCTACAATTACAAATATTACAATAAAAATTCTTATAAGCGTTATAACTGGAAGTATTGTTTATGCAATTATTGAATGTTTATTAAGACATTCCTCTGCATTAATGATTCTTTCAATGCTGAAAAAACATTATAAGAAATAA
- a CDS encoding acyltransferase, producing MNTNNYKERDSNIELLRCLLMFMIMCCHIKAHGLRFINETITPMEAFMSSFNWSGSVANYCFMLISGFYLSSRKFSWRKEGKIYVQLWFYSSIFGLYLYLKQCNIYPQGLIIDSNSVPKIMDKKHLIASFLPFLTNQNWYASAYLIFYPLSIYANKLLQNLERKEHFNLCIILIIISAGLSSIPLQKAFDPDYLIYFFTFYFIANYIKKYNPSCFNNFRKNLIISICLISFFVLWANGIYYVSKCIEFVSNNYNFFVSLIINDLLKVITAIYIFCTFRELKLKQNKIINLIGGCTFGIYLIHNNRTFKHYMWFELFNTQSYIESVYLPLYCLSCVVILFVIGTLIELVRQKFFVLLKVIINKLFLEKNINKFNNS from the coding sequence ATGAACACGAATAATTACAAAGAAAGAGATTCAAATATTGAATTATTACGATGTTTACTGATGTTTATGATTATGTGCTGTCATATTAAGGCACATGGACTTAGATTTATTAATGAAACTATAACTCCAATGGAAGCGTTTATGTCTTCATTTAATTGGAGTGGAAGTGTAGCAAATTACTGTTTCATGCTTATTTCAGGTTTCTATCTTTCATCAAGAAAATTTTCATGGAGAAAAGAAGGTAAAATATATGTTCAATTATGGTTTTATAGCAGTATTTTTGGATTATATTTATATTTGAAACAATGTAATATTTATCCACAAGGACTGATAATAGATTCAAATTCAGTACCGAAAATTATGGATAAAAAACATCTAATAGCTTCTTTTTTGCCATTCCTAACAAATCAAAATTGGTATGCTTCTGCATATTTAATATTTTATCCTTTATCAATATATGCTAATAAACTATTACAAAATCTAGAAAGAAAAGAACATTTTAATTTGTGTATTATACTTATTATAATTAGTGCTGGACTATCAAGTATACCATTACAAAAAGCATTTGATCCTGATTATTTAATTTATTTTTTCACCTTTTATTTTATTGCAAATTATATAAAAAAATATAATCCTTCTTGTTTTAATAATTTTAGGAAAAATTTAATAATATCAATATGTCTTATTTCTTTTTTCGTTTTGTGGGCTAATGGGATTTATTATGTTTCAAAATGTATAGAATTCGTTAGTAATAATTATAATTTTTTCGTATCCTTAATTATAAATGACTTGTTAAAGGTCATAACTGCAATTTATATTTTTTGTACATTTAGGGAATTAAAACTAAAACAAAATAAAATAATAAACTTAATAGGTGGGTGTACATTTGGAATATATTTAATTCATAATAATAGAACTTTCAAACATTATATGTGGTTTGAACTATTTAATACTCAATCATATATTGAAAGTGTATATTTGCCTTTATATTGTTTAAGCTGTGTCGTAATTCTTTTTGTTATTGGAACATTAATAGAATTAGTAAGACAAAAATTTTTTGTATTATTAAAAGTAATTATCAATAAATTATTTCTAGAGAAAAACATAAATAAATTTAACAATAGTTAA
- a CDS encoding histidinol-phosphate transaminase has product MHYVNPIIKNFLRTNQPEDRGNYIRLDQNENPDGLPKWLFDEAMKKITPSYLSLYPEEIKFTTKYAKLLGLEYDNVTLTDGSVVAMGYVIKVFGEPGKTLLCVTPTFGMYKVYADMAQMNTEMVHYESDYSFDINKLIDKIDSNTGIVSLVNPSMPIGNVYSDDEIRRVVEKAKSVNALVIIDEAYHYFYDKHSLNLIKEFDNVVILRTFSKMLSMPGLRMGAVISTKENVQYVKNYKPHYTVNNVALAFGETIVDNFDKVITELKNTFNGGKDYLIKALEDNGYSYIPTYGCFICITPKYKTAEEITEELKKQNILIFCGKGDSAGFLRVTIWDVKYMKMFMDALLKIDVK; this is encoded by the coding sequence ATGCATTATGTTAATCCAATAATTAAGAACTTTTTGAGAACAAATCAACCGGAAGATAGAGGAAATTATATTCGCCTTGATCAGAATGAAAATCCTGATGGACTTCCAAAATGGCTTTTTGACGAGGCTATGAAAAAAATCACTCCTTCATATCTTTCGTTATACCCAGAAGAAATCAAATTTACTACAAAGTACGCAAAACTTCTTGGTCTGGAATATGATAATGTTACTTTAACAGACGGTTCTGTTGTTGCAATGGGATATGTAATTAAGGTTTTTGGTGAGCCCGGAAAAACTCTTTTATGTGTAACTCCAACCTTTGGTATGTATAAAGTATATGCGGACATGGCTCAGATGAATACAGAAATGGTACATTATGAATCTGATTATTCTTTTGATATTAATAAACTGATTGATAAAATTGATTCAAATACAGGTATTGTTTCTCTTGTTAATCCAAGTATGCCAATTGGAAATGTTTACTCAGATGATGAAATACGCCGTGTTGTTGAAAAAGCTAAATCTGTAAATGCTCTTGTAATAATTGATGAAGCATATCATTACTTTTATGATAAACATTCTCTTAATCTTATAAAAGAATTTGATAATGTTGTAATTCTCCGTACATTCTCTAAAATGCTTTCAATGCCAGGCTTACGTATGGGTGCTGTTATTTCCACAAAAGAAAATGTTCAGTATGTGAAGAATTATAAGCCGCACTATACAGTAAACAATGTTGCTCTTGCTTTTGGTGAAACAATTGTAGATAACTTTGATAAGGTAATTACAGAGCTTAAAAATACATTTAATGGTGGTAAAGACTATCTTATCAAAGCATTGGAAGATAACGGCTATTCATATATTCCAACTTATGGCTGTTTTATCTGTATAACTCCAAAATATAAAACTGCAGAAGAAATTACAGAAGAATTAAAGAAACAGAATATTTTAATTTTCTGTGGAAAAGGAGATAGTGCAGGTTTCTTAAGAGTTACAATCTGGGATGTAAAATATATGAAAATGTTCATGGATGCACTTTTGAAAATAGATGTAAAATAA
- a CDS encoding glycosyltransferase family 2 protein: MKIYAIMLVKNEADIVGKVITEAEKWADKIFILDNGSTDGTWEIIQSLKNDIVTPWKQYFGDYHDGLRADVYNEFKSISKPGDWWCFKLDADEIYAEDPREFLQKIPKNCHLVAKQSLDYVITNEDVEEYEFTGNFEHDSQYLKYFKNPCYSEPRFFRYRKGLKWIKTPYAHWPQKIGVLADENILCKHYQCRSPQQMQARIDLRNNTWVKKTGIVWKTKKETDWHELLKPRCELYYDDGDMEKIRKLEIDRGDFKQGTLKKMIKRVLIALHLYQ; this comes from the coding sequence ATGAAAATTTATGCTATTATGCTCGTTAAAAATGAAGCTGATATAGTTGGTAAAGTAATTACAGAAGCCGAAAAATGGGCAGATAAAATTTTTATTCTTGATAATGGTTCTACTGATGGAACCTGGGAAATTATACAATCCTTAAAAAATGACATTGTTACTCCATGGAAACAGTATTTTGGAGATTATCATGACGGCTTAAGAGCTGATGTATATAATGAATTTAAATCAATTTCTAAACCAGGTGACTGGTGGTGTTTTAAGCTTGATGCTGATGAAATATATGCCGAAGATCCAAGAGAATTTTTACAGAAAATTCCAAAAAACTGTCATTTAGTAGCTAAGCAATCCCTGGATTATGTAATAACTAATGAAGATGTTGAAGAATATGAATTTACCGGAAATTTTGAGCATGACAGCCAATATTTAAAATATTTCAAAAATCCATGTTATTCAGAACCACGTTTTTTCAGATATAGAAAAGGACTGAAATGGATAAAAACTCCATATGCTCATTGGCCACAAAAGATTGGTGTTCTGGCTGATGAGAATATTTTATGTAAACACTATCAATGCCGTTCTCCTCAACAGATGCAGGCTCGTATTGATTTAAGGAACAATACCTGGGTTAAGAAAACCGGAATTGTATGGAAAACTAAAAAAGAAACAGACTGGCATGAACTTTTGAAACCTAGATGTGAACTTTATTATGATGATGGAGATATGGAAAAAATCAGAAAGCTTGAAATTGACAGAGGTGATTTTAAGCAAGGTACACTTAAAAAAATGATTAAACGTGTTTTAATAGCTCTCCATTTATATCAATAA
- a CDS encoding IspD/TarI family cytidylyltransferase encodes MKNIAIILAGGIGSRMGGPMPKQFLSLNDKPVIVHTIENFQKNKQVDEIIIVCVKDWIDHLKEILEEYKISKVTDIIEGGESGHDSTRNGIFSLKNKLSEDDFIIIHDAARPILPQAAIDDMLRIAHEKGNASLAIPCYETVIYTDDGKMGNSQLDRSKIMRIQTPQAYKYGPILRLYEKAEAENKHDFIYADLVLIYYGETVYFSRGFTNNIKITRKEDIPLCKALMTFTEEELFS; translated from the coding sequence ATGAAAAATATTGCAATCATTCTGGCTGGTGGTATTGGTTCAAGAATGGGCGGGCCAATGCCTAAACAATTTTTATCATTAAATGATAAACCTGTAATTGTTCATACAATCGAAAATTTCCAGAAAAACAAACAGGTTGACGAAATCATTATAGTTTGTGTAAAGGATTGGATTGATCATCTAAAAGAAATACTTGAAGAATACAAAATTTCAAAAGTTACTGATATTATTGAAGGCGGTGAAAGTGGACACGATTCAACCCGTAACGGTATTTTCAGTCTGAAAAATAAACTTTCAGAAGACGATTTTATTATAATTCATGATGCAGCTCGTCCAATACTTCCGCAGGCTGCCATTGATGATATGTTACGAATTGCACATGAAAAAGGAAATGCATCTCTTGCAATACCTTGTTATGAAACTGTAATTTATACAGATGATGGAAAAATGGGAAACAGTCAGCTTGATAGAAGCAAAATAATGCGTATTCAAACTCCACAGGCATATAAATATGGACCTATCCTTCGGCTTTATGAAAAAGCAGAAGCAGAAAATAAACATGATTTTATTTATGCAGATTTAGTTCTGATTTATTATGGTGAAACTGTTTATTTTTCTAGAGGTTTTACTAATAACATAAAAATAACCCGAAAAGAGGATATTCCGCTTTGTAAGGCACTTATGACATTTACAGAAGAGGAGTTGTTTTCATGA
- a CDS encoding NAD-dependent epimerase/dehydratase family protein — translation MNNKNIIQEDIESILLQNCDFSILKNKTILLTGATGLIGSVITDMLCFLNVKYNLNLKLLLISRHEHESKSSCTKYIVHDINIPFVSNEKIDFIIHAASNTHPVQYASEPIETITANIFGTYNLLQLAEKNKNCRFILASSVEIYGDDKECKTKGFEEKDCGYLDCNTVRAGYNESKRLCETLCQAFLAQKKVDFVSARLCRAYGPTLKKDDSKVMSQFLRNGADTKDIILKSEGLQYYSYIYSADAASAIIYLMLKGKSGEAYNIAGKDSDIHLKDLAQIIADYSGTKVIFDLPSAIEKQGFSKAQHAVLNTDKICELGWKPVYSILDGCKRTIDYFKV, via the coding sequence TTGAATAATAAAAATATAATACAGGAAGATATAGAAAGCATTCTTTTACAAAATTGTGATTTTTCTATATTAAAAAACAAAACTATTTTACTGACAGGTGCCACCGGTCTCATAGGTTCTGTCATTACAGATATGCTTTGTTTTTTAAATGTTAAATACAATCTAAATTTAAAATTATTACTTATATCACGTCATGAACATGAATCAAAATCTTCATGCACAAAATACATAGTACATGATATAAATATCCCCTTTGTTTCAAATGAAAAAATTGATTTTATTATCCATGCTGCATCAAATACACATCCTGTACAATATGCATCTGAACCCATTGAAACAATAACCGCAAATATTTTTGGTACCTATAATTTGCTCCAGCTGGCAGAAAAAAATAAAAACTGCAGATTTATTCTTGCTTCAAGTGTAGAAATTTATGGAGATGATAAAGAGTGTAAAACAAAGGGATTTGAAGAAAAAGACTGTGGTTATTTAGATTGTAATACAGTTCGTGCCGGATATAACGAAAGTAAACGATTATGTGAAACTCTATGTCAGGCTTTTCTGGCACAAAAAAAAGTTGATTTTGTCAGTGCAAGACTTTGCAGGGCATACGGACCTACTTTGAAAAAAGATGATTCAAAAGTTATGAGTCAGTTTTTAAGGAATGGAGCAGATACAAAAGATATCATATTAAAAAGTGAAGGACTCCAGTATTATTCATATATTTATTCTGCAGATGCTGCAAGTGCAATTATTTATCTGATGCTCAAGGGAAAATCAGGTGAAGCATATAATATTGCTGGAAAAGATTCTGATATTCATTTAAAAGATTTAGCACAAATTATAGCTGATTATTCAGGAACAAAAGTAATTTTTGATTTACCTTCTGCTATTGAAAAACAAGGTTTCAGTAAAGCACAGCATGCTGTTTTAAATACAGATAAAATTTGTGAATTGGGTTGGAAACCAGTATATTCTATACTTGATGGCTGTAAGAGAACAATTGATTATTTTAAAGTATAA
- a CDS encoding CDP-glycerol glycerophosphotransferase family protein yields the protein MNSFIEKKFGKYYHPIIWNLKRTWKYKVIYVSVYKKLIKQTKIIPDSVIIFTRDYEKMSPSFDRIYTQLKEKQFLITIINRLNNENEELDFIKKLASANFVIVNQACTIINALPIRKETKLINLWHGCGALKKFGCSKMKSWNKNFYPYKRFNNYTLFTVSSDKILKYYEEATKIPLRKGILKPIGISRTDIFFDKTFINNCEQKKKQLTEKKIILYAPTLRGNTLTEAFTPEYINFKEMKAALGNEYILIIKRHPDTLDKPYNIPDDCKDFCIDLSFDGSISELIVMSDILISDYSSLFFEWCLFDKPVIFLTPDFEEYVDERGFYIDFKSIVEKARCNNTQELINIIKNINNYDFSFVKQIRNDYMSACDGHSTERIVELMKSL from the coding sequence GTGAATTCTTTTATAGAAAAGAAATTTGGAAAATATTATCATCCGATTATCTGGAATTTGAAAAGAACATGGAAATATAAAGTTATATATGTTTCTGTTTATAAGAAATTAATAAAACAAACAAAAATAATACCTGATAGTGTTATAATATTTACTCGTGATTATGAAAAAATGTCTCCTTCTTTTGATAGGATTTATACACAATTAAAAGAAAAACAATTTTTAATTACAATAATTAATAGATTAAATAATGAAAATGAAGAATTAGATTTTATAAAAAAACTGGCTTCTGCAAATTTTGTAATAGTAAATCAGGCATGTACAATTATAAATGCTTTACCAATCAGAAAAGAAACTAAGTTAATAAATTTATGGCATGGATGCGGAGCATTAAAAAAATTTGGTTGCTCTAAAATGAAATCGTGGAACAAAAATTTTTATCCTTATAAAAGATTTAATAATTACACATTATTTACGGTGAGTTCAGATAAGATTCTAAAATATTATGAGGAAGCTACAAAGATTCCATTAAGAAAAGGAATATTGAAGCCTATCGGAATTAGTAGAACAGATATTTTTTTTGATAAAACTTTTATAAATAATTGTGAACAAAAAAAGAAACAGCTAACAGAGAAAAAAATAATTCTTTATGCACCTACATTGAGAGGTAATACGTTAACAGAAGCTTTTACGCCTGAATATATAAATTTTAAGGAAATGAAAGCGGCTTTAGGTAATGAATATATTTTAATCATAAAACGACATCCAGATACTTTAGATAAACCATATAATATACCGGATGATTGTAAAGATTTTTGTATTGATTTATCTTTTGATGGTTCTATCAGTGAATTAATAGTTATGAGCGACATCCTCATTTCAGATTATTCTTCATTATTTTTTGAATGGTGTCTTTTTGATAAACCTGTTATTTTTCTTACACCAGATTTTGAAGAATACGTTGATGAAAGAGGTTTTTATATTGATTTTAAGTCGATTGTCGAAAAGGCACGTTGTAATAATACACAAGAATTGATAAATATAATAAAGAATATAAATAATTATGATTTTTCATTTGTAAAGCAAATCAGAAACGATTATATGTCAGCTTGTGATGGTCATTCTACAGAAAGAATAGTAGAATTAATGAAATCACTTTAA